From the Gemmatimonadota bacterium genome, the window CAACGGGCTCGAGGTCGCCCGCCCCGTGATCCGGCGCATGCGCGCTGACCTGCTGCGCGCCCTGGCCCGCGAGCCGGCCGAGGTGGCGCGCGGGCTGGTGGAAGAGTCGCGCGCCGCGCTGCAGGCCATTCGGGACGTGCTGCGCCGCGCCGAGCGAGAGGAGTTCCGCGTCCGGGCGCACCCCCGCGACGTGCTGCACGGCGAGCGCTTCCTGCTGCTCCAGGTGCGGCGCATCCTGCTCAGCATTTTCGCCCTGACCGTTGCCCTCATTGCTTCCATCACTTTCCTGGCGGTGCGCAGCCCCTGGCTGCTGCTGGCCGGGCTGGTCATGGCCCTGGTCATGTTCGTCATTGTGTTCCTGCTGCCCACGCACCTGCTGGAAAACCCCTTGCGCCACGCGCGCGGATTGCGCTCGCCCCGCGAGGAGGAACGGTTTGACAGGGCCGGCGGGGGCGGGGCATCTTCCGGCGATGAATGAGGCGGCGATTTCCGAGGCGCAGCGCGAATTACTCGCCGAGTTCCGCGCTGGCCGGCGCACCGCGCTGGCCCGGGTGATCAGCCTGGTCGAGAACGGGCGGCCGGGGTTCCAGGAGCTGCTCGACGCGCTGCACGGGGATCAGCGGCGCGCCCACCGTATTGGCATCACGGGGCCGCCGGGCGCCGGCAAGTCCACGCTGGCGGCGGGCTTGATCGGCGCGTACCGCGCCCGGGGGGAGACCGTCGCAGTGATCGCGGTCGACCCTACCTCCCCCTTCAGCGGCGGCGCGCTGCTGGGCGACCGCATCCGCATGGGCGAAGTGGCGCTGGACCCGGGCGTCTACATCCGCTCCATGGCCAGCCGCGGCTCGCTGGGCGGCCTGGCGGTCACTACCCGGGAAGCGGCCGACGTAGTGGACGCGTTCGGCTTCGACCGCATTCTCGTCGAAACCGTGGGCGTGGGACAGGCGGAGCTCGACATTGCCGCCGCGGCAGATACCACTGCGGTCGTGCTGGTGCCCGAGTCCGGCGACTCGATCCAGGCCATGAAAGCAGGTCTGATGGAGGCCTCCGACCTCTTTATCGTGAACAAGGCGGACCGTCCCGGCGCCGAACGCATGGCCCGGGAGATCGAGCTCATGCTGCGCCTCCGCGTCGGCCAGGCGCTGCGCAACGTGCCCGCCCACCACGGCGTGGACTCCGATAGCCGGAGGCGGGCGCCGGCTCGCTGGGAGATTCCCGTGCTCCAGACCGTTGCCGAAACCGGGCACGGCGTTCCCCGATTGGTCGAGGTGCTGGACGAGCACCGCGAGTGGCTGGCCGGGTCCGGCGAGCTGGCACGGCGCCGGCAGGTCCGGCTCACCGAGCGGGTGCGGGCCGCCGTGGACCGGCGGCTGCAGCAGCTCGCCTGGGACGAGAAGGAGGGCCGGCGCCTGCTGGAGGAAGCACTGCCGGCGCTGGAGGCGGGGGCCGAGTCGCCGTATGAGGTGGCGGTGCGAATCGTGCGCGCCGCGCTGGGGTAGTCAACGTGGCACGTCTGCGAAGGCGGTGACGAGCCACTCGAGGTCGATCGGGATTCCGGGTCCTGACGAGGGTGAGTGCTATGGACATGGTGGAACGTGAGATCTCGCCAGCCGAGCTGGCCGAGCAGCTCCGGGACAAGGAACGCGAGCTGGCCGAGCTGAAGGCCCGCCTCGCCGAGTGGGAGGCGGCCTACCTCAGCGTGCCCGAGCGCGATGCCGCTTTCACCACCATTTCCGGCGCACCGATCCAGCCGCTGTACACGCCTCTGGATCTGCCCGCCGACTGGAACTACCTCGAGAAGCTGGGGTTCCCGGGCGAGTTCCCGTTCACCCGCGGGCCTTACACCACGTTGTACCGCACGAGGCTGTGGACCAAGCGCCAGTTCGCGGGTTTCGGCACCGCGGCCGAGACGAACCAGCGCTACAAGTACTTGCTGGACCACGGCCAGACCGGCCTGAGCGTGGCGTTCGATTTCCCCACGCTCATGGGCTATGACTCGGACCACGCTCGCGCCCTGGGCGAGGTGGGGAAGTGCGGAGTCGCGATATCGAGCCTCGCGGACATGGAGACGCTGTTCGATGGCATCCCCCTCGATCAGGTCTCCGTCTCCATGACCATCAACGGGCCGGCCATCATGCTCTTCTGCTTCTACGTCGTGGCCGCGGAGAAGCAGGGGGTGCCGTCCGGGAAGCTGCGCGGCACAGTGCAGAACGACATTTTGAAGGAGTACATGGCGCAGCACGCCTGGATCTTCCCGGCGGAACCGGCGCTCAAGCTGATTGTCGACATGTTCGAGTGGTGCTCCCGCCACGCGCCCAAGTATAACCCCATCTCGATCAGTGGCTATCACATCCGCGAGGCAGGCTCGACGGCGGCGCAGGAGCTGGCGTATACGCTGCGCAACGGCTTCGAGTACGTCGAGCGCGGGATCGCCCGGGGGCTGGACGTAGACGAGTTCGCGCCGCGACTCTCCTTCTTCTTTGACGTGCACAACGAGTTCTTCGAGGAGGTCGCGAAGTTTCGGGCGGCGCGTCGCATCTGGGCGCGCCGGATGCGGGACGTGTATGGCGCGCGGCGCGAGGAATCGTGGCGGCTGCGCACGCACGCGCAGACGGCGGGCGTCAGCCTGGTCGCGCAGCAGCCGGAGAACAACATCGTGCGCGTCGCCTATCAAGCGCTGGCCGCGGTGCTGGGCGGCACGCAGTCGCTGCACACCAATTCGATGGACGAGACGCTGGCTTTGCCCACGGAGAAGGCGGTGCGGATCGCGTTGCGCACGCAGCAGGTCCTGGCCTACGAGACGGGCGTGCCCGGCACCATCGATCCGCTGGCCGGCTCCTACTACGTCGAAGCGCTGACGAACCGGCTGGAGGCCGAGGCGGAGGAGATTTTCGCGGAAGTGGACCGTCTTGGCGGTGTGGTCCGCGGCATCGAGATGGGTTACTTCCAGCGGGAGATTGCGGCGAGCTCGGCGCGGCAGCAGCGGGAGGTCGAGTCGGGCGATCGCATCGTGGTCGGGATCAACGCGTTCACCCAGGGCAACGAGTCGTCCGATATCGAGCTCCTGAGGATCGGTGATGTGGCGGAGCGCGAGCAGTGCGAGCGGCTGTCGCGTCTGCGGGCGGGGCGGGATGCGCGGCAGGTGGAGGCTGCGCTCGAGCGGCTGCGGGTGGCTGCCACCCGCGAGGAGAACGTGATCGAGCCCATGCTCGAATGCGTGCGTGCGTGCGCGACGCTGTACGAGATCCGGCGGGCGCTGGAGGACGTGTACGGCGTTTACCACGAGCCCGTATTCTTCTGATGAGCGGGGTTTCCGAGGCCTTTAACCTCGAGGCCGGCGGCGCTCTGTGGGCGGACGGGGAGGCCGGCCGCTACCGCGTCATCTTCCTCGATGCCGGCGGCACGCTGATCCACCTGGACCGCGCCTTCATCCTGAGCGCGCTGGCGGAGCACGGGGTACCGTGCGACGAAGCCGGCTTTTCCGCGGCGTCTCGTGCGGCGCAGAGCCGGGTGACCCAGTTGCTGCGCTCCGGGGCTCCCGGCGATGACGCGCACCGTGCTCGCCTCTACTGGGCTGCCTTTCTACGCCATGCCGGGTGCCTGGATGGGACGGGGGAGGCCGTCGCGGCGGCGATCTTCAGGCGCCACGATCAAGGACTTCTCTGGAGCTGCGTCGAGCCGGGAACCAGGGACGCGCTGGCCGAGCTGCGGCGCCAGGGCTACATCCTGGGGGTGGTCTCTAATTCGGATGGCCAGGTGGGCGATCTGCTGAGGCGCGCGGGGCTGGCCGAACTGCTGGACCTGGTGGTTGATTCCGCAGTGGTGGGCATCGAGAAGCCGGACGCGCGCATCTTCTGGCTGGCGTGCCAGGCGGCAGGCGCGGCGCCGGCGGAGGCGCTGCACGTGGGCGACATCTACGACATCGATGTGGTCGGCGCCCGGGCCGCGGGTCTGGATGCGCTGCTGGTGGATCCCGGTGATGCCTGCGGCGACGTCGACTGCCCGCGCATCCCTGGGGTCTCGCACCTCCCCGGCTGGCCTGGACTCCAGCGCGCCGGGTGAGCACGGCTCTTCGTCTCGGCCGTCTCGCGGCCTTCTGAAGCAGGTCTCTCCCCATGGAACCTGAAGCCCCACTTACTGCCGCCGCCATCGCCTTCCGACTCGCGCTGGTGTTCTTGCTGGTCCTGGCCAACGCGTTCTTCGTGGCCGCGGAGTTCGGCCTGGTGGGCGCCCGCCGCACGCGCATGGACGCGCTCCAGCGAGCGGGCAACCGGCGGGCCCGTCTGGCCAACGAGGCGATCCGTCACCTGGATCTCTACATCTCGGGCACCCAGTTGGGTATTACCCTGGCTTCCCTGGGGCTGGGCTGGGTGGGCGAGAGCACGCTGGCCGCGGTGATGCAGCAGGCCTTCAGCGGGCTGGCCGACCCCTGGAACGCCATCGCCCGGCATAGCGTGGCCGCAACCGTCGCCTTCATCTTCATAACCTTCCTGCACATCGTGTTAGGCGAGCTGGCGCCGAAATCGCTGGCGCTGCTGTTCCCCGAGTCCGTGAGCCTGTGGACGGCAGGGCCGCTGATCGCCTTTTCCCGCGTCTTCTCCCCCTTCATTGCGCTGCTCAACGGCGCGGCCAACCTGCTACTCAGGGCGCTGGGGCTGCGCGCGCCGACCGAGCTCGAGCGGGTGCACCGGCCCGAGGAGATCGAGATGCTGCTAACGCAGAGCTACCAGCACGGGTTGCTGCGGGAGGAGCCGGTCGAGATGATCCGCGGCGTCTTCGACCTCTCGGAAACCACTGCCGCCGAGGTCATGACTCCGCGCACCGAGATGGTCGCTGTCCCCGCCGGCGCCACCGTGGAGGAGGCCGCCGACATCGTGCTGGACGCGGGGCACTCGCGCGTGCCCGTCTACGAGGGGTCGCTGGACCGGATCGTCGGGGTGGTCCGCGCCCGCGACGTCTGGCGCGCGCAGCGCGAGGGGCAGGAGAGCCTGGCCGAGCTGGTGCGGCCCGTCCCCTTCGTGCC encodes:
- a CDS encoding AarF/ABC1/UbiB kinase family protein; its protein translation is RKLMDALTEVYLQMMLVEGFLHADPPPGNILVAADGALVFLDWGMVMHLSQLTRDRVLRLALAAGRQDLDAMINGMYALGMIDPEISRAEIRDAAAEILLVLERARELGTRRVQEMVQQLMDTFYTWPLLLPRELVYFFRAAALLEGIGFRYDPNFNGLEVARPVIRRMRADLLRALAREPAEVARGLVEESRAALQAIRDVLRRAEREEFRVRAHPRDVLHGERFLLLQVRRILLSIFALTVALIASITFLAVRSPWLLLAGLVMALVMFVIVFLLPTHLLENPLRHARGLRSPREEERFDRAGGGGASSGDE
- the meaB gene encoding methylmalonyl Co-A mutase-associated GTPase MeaB, coding for MNEAAISEAQRELLAEFRAGRRTALARVISLVENGRPGFQELLDALHGDQRRAHRIGITGPPGAGKSTLAAGLIGAYRARGETVAVIAVDPTSPFSGGALLGDRIRMGEVALDPGVYIRSMASRGSLGGLAVTTREAADVVDAFGFDRILVETVGVGQAELDIAAAADTTAVVLVPESGDSIQAMKAGLMEASDLFIVNKADRPGAERMAREIELMLRLRVGQALRNVPAHHGVDSDSRRRAPARWEIPVLQTVAETGHGVPRLVEVLDEHREWLAGSGELARRRQVRLTERVRAAVDRRLQQLAWDEKEGRRLLEEALPALEAGAESPYEVAVRIVRAALG
- a CDS encoding methylmalonyl-CoA mutase; the encoded protein is MVEREISPAELAEQLRDKERELAELKARLAEWEAAYLSVPERDAAFTTISGAPIQPLYTPLDLPADWNYLEKLGFPGEFPFTRGPYTTLYRTRLWTKRQFAGFGTAAETNQRYKYLLDHGQTGLSVAFDFPTLMGYDSDHARALGEVGKCGVAISSLADMETLFDGIPLDQVSVSMTINGPAIMLFCFYVVAAEKQGVPSGKLRGTVQNDILKEYMAQHAWIFPAEPALKLIVDMFEWCSRHAPKYNPISISGYHIREAGSTAAQELAYTLRNGFEYVERGIARGLDVDEFAPRLSFFFDVHNEFFEEVAKFRAARRIWARRMRDVYGARREESWRLRTHAQTAGVSLVAQQPENNIVRVAYQALAAVLGGTQSLHTNSMDETLALPTEKAVRIALRTQQVLAYETGVPGTIDPLAGSYYVEALTNRLEAEAEEIFAEVDRLGGVVRGIEMGYFQREIAASSARQQREVESGDRIVVGINAFTQGNESSDIELLRIGDVAEREQCERLSRLRAGRDARQVEAALERLRVAATREENVIEPMLECVRACATLYEIRRALEDVYGVYHEPVFF
- a CDS encoding HAD-IA family hydrolase, which produces MSGVSEAFNLEAGGALWADGEAGRYRVIFLDAGGTLIHLDRAFILSALAEHGVPCDEAGFSAASRAAQSRVTQLLRSGAPGDDAHRARLYWAAFLRHAGCLDGTGEAVAAAIFRRHDQGLLWSCVEPGTRDALAELRRQGYILGVVSNSDGQVGDLLRRAGLAELLDLVVDSAVVGIEKPDARIFWLACQAAGAAPAEALHVGDIYDIDVVGARAAGLDALLVDPGDACGDVDCPRIPGVSHLPGWPGLQRAG
- a CDS encoding HlyC/CorC family transporter, whose product is MEPEAPLTAAAIAFRLALVFLLVLANAFFVAAEFGLVGARRTRMDALQRAGNRRARLANEAIRHLDLYISGTQLGITLASLGLGWVGESTLAAVMQQAFSGLADPWNAIARHSVAATVAFIFITFLHIVLGELAPKSLALLFPESVSLWTAGPLIAFSRVFSPFIALLNGAANLLLRALGLRAPTELERVHRPEEIEMLLTQSYQHGLLREEPVEMIRGVFDLSETTAAEVMTPRTEMVAVPAGATVEEAADIVLDAGHSRVPVYEGSLDRIVGVVRARDVWRAQREGQESLAELVRPVPFVPDSKPIEGLLREMQEAQVHMAVVVDEFGGTAGIVTLEDLVEEIVGEIRDEHEEVSPEIEETAAGDILLDGTVAVSDLNARYGLNLPEEDYTTVAGYVMGILGRIARAGDEVGFAGGRLRVTAMDRRRIGRLALLLSPNHLPAPASDET